CAGTAGTGGTCGTCGAACTTGGCCGCCAACTCAGCCACCGACCGCCGGATCAGCTCCTGATCCTCGGTGAGCTCAAACTCCATTGCCGCACCTTTCCTTGCGCGAGACCGGGGTACCTCCCGCTTGCGGGTGGTACCCCAGCTCGCCGGTAGAACGTCAGTCCGTGTTACCGCTGAGCGACTTCGCGTTGGCCGCGAACTCGGCGAACGACGAACCGCCCCGGGTGTCCTTGTGCTGGCTCGACGCCCGGATGGACACGTCATGCCCTTCGGCGGCCTTGCGCAGCGCGCCGACCGTGGCCTGCTCGGGCGTGATGTGGGTGAACGGGTCGAACGAGTACCAGCGCATCGCGTTCTGGTGGGTGATCTTGTGGATCTCGTCGTCGGGTACGTCGTTCAGCGACAACACGTCCCACAACTCTTCGGGCGCGCCCGGCCACATCGAGTCGCTGTGCGGGTAGTCGGCCTCCCAGCAGATGTTGTCGATGCCGATCATATTGCGCAGCGCGACGCCCACCTTGTCGCTGATGAAGCAGGTGAGGAAGTGCTCCCGGAAGACCTCGGACGGCAGCTTCCCGCCGAAGTTCTGATGCGTCCAGGTCGAGTGCATCTCGAAGGTCCGGTCGGCCCGCTCCAGGAAGTAGGGAATCCAGCCGGTGCCGCCCTCGGACAGCGCGACCTTGAGGTCCGGGTACTCCTTGATGGGCCGCGACCACAGCAGGTCGGCGGCGGCCTGCACGATGTTCATCGGCTGCAGCGTGATCATCACGTCCATCGGCGCGTCGGGCGCGGTGATCGCCAGCCGGCCCGAGGAGCCGATGTGCACGTTCATCACGGTGTCGGTGTCGCACAACGCTTTCCACAGCGGGTTCCAGTATTCGTTGTGGAAGCTCGGGTAGCCCATCGCGGCCGGGTTCTCGGTGAAGGTCAGCGCGTGTACGCCCTTTTTGGCGACCCGGCGCACCTCGGCCGCGCATGCCTCGGCATCCCAGATCACCGGGATCGCCATCGGGATGAACCGCGCCGGGTAGGCGCCGCACCACTCCTCGATGTGCCAATCGTTGTAGGCCTGCACCAGAGCGATCGAGAATTCCGTGTCGTCCGTGGCGAACAGGCGTCCAGCGAAACCGGGGAAGGAAGGAAAGCAGATCGAGGCCAGGATGCCGCCGGCATTCATGTCCTTGATGCGCTCGTCGACGTTGTAACAGCCGGGCCGGATCTCGTCCAGACCGGTGGGCTCGATCCCGTACTCCTCCTTGGGCCGGCCGGCCACCGCGTTGAGCGCCACGTTCGGAATGACCGTGTCGCGGAACTTCCACATGTCCGAGCCGTCTGGGTTGTGCACCAGACGAGGCGCGTCGTCCAGGTACTTGGACGGCAGGTGGTTCTTGAACATGTTCGGCGGCTCGACGGTGTGGTCGTCCACGCTGATCAGGATCATGTCTTCTTTGTTCACGGGTGTTCCCTTCTCATCTGATCCACCTGATCGGGTGTATTGAGCAGGCTTCAAGCCGCAGAGCAGAGCCCACCTGCGCCGAGCTCTCTATAGGTTGAAAACTATCTTCTCGCGAAGCGAGAATCAACATCCAGCATAGCCGTCCGGCCAGCCGACGGCGCTTTTGCGGCGACGCTGACGGGCCCTCGGCGACCACCCTCCGCGCCAGGATTGACCCACCGACCGATTCGTGCAAGTCTATTGGTTGGAAATGAGAATATGATTCTCTCTTAGTGAGAGGATTGCACGTGAGAAGGACCACCCGATGCGTTTACCGCCGCTGCCCGCCGACCAATGGGACGAGGCTGTCGACGGCGCGCTGGCCGTCATGTTGCCCCCGGAACGCCGCAATCCGCGCGATGCCTCCAACGTGTTGTCGACTCTGGTCAACCACCCGGTGCTGACCAAGGCGTTCCTCAAGTTCAATGTGCACCTCTTGTTCTCGTCCACCCTGCCGCCGCGGATCCGCGAGTTGGCCATTCTGCGGGTCGCGCAACGTCGTGAGTGCGCCTACGAGTGGACTCACCATGTCGATCTCGCCAAGCGAGAGGGCGTGACCGATGCCGAGATCGACGCGGTCCGCCGGGGCGACGGCGGGTTCGACGAATTCGAGCGTGCGGTGGTGGCCGGCGTCGACGAACTCGACGAGAAGTCCCAATTGTCCGACGCGACCTGGGCGGCGCTCGGTACGCACATGGACGACCGGCAGCGGATGGACTACGTCTTCACGGTCGGCTCTTACATCATGCTGGCCATGGCGCTCAACACTTTTGGCGTTCAGCTCGAACACGAGGAGAGGTAACAGTGGCCCACTTCCCCAAACCAGCCGCCGGAAGCTGGACGAAGAATTATCCCGAACTGGGGACCGCACCAGTCGATTACAGCGATTCGATCGATCCCGCGTTCTTCGAGGCCGAGCGCAACGCGATCTTCAAGCGCACGTGGCTCAACGTCGGCCGGGTCGAGAGATTGCCGCGCACCGGCAGCTACTTCACCAAGGAGCTGCCCTCGGCCGGCAAAGGGATGTCGGTGATCGTCGTCAAAACCAAGGACGGATCCGTCAAGGCGTTCCACAACGTCTGCCGGCACCGCGGAAACAAGCTGGTGTGGAACGATTTTCCGAACGAGGAAACGTCCGGCACCTGCCGGCAGTTCACCTGCAAGTACCACGCCTGGCGGTACAGCCTGGACGGTGACCTGACCTTCGTCCAGCAGGAGGACGAGTTCTTCGACCTCGACAAGGGCGACTACGGGCTGGTGCCGGTGCGCTGCGAGGTGTGGGAAGGCTTCATCTTCATCAACTTCGACCAGGACGCGCAGCCGCTGGTGGACTATCTGGGCCCGATGGGCAAGGGCATCGAGGGTTATCCCTTCCAAGAGATGACCGAAACCTATTCCTACCGAGCCGAAGTCGGGAGCAACTGGAAGCTGTTCATCGACGCGTTCGCCGAGTTCTACCACGCTCCGGTGCTGCATCAGGGGCAGTACACCAAAGAAGAAGCCGCCAAGATCATGAAGTACGGCTTCGAGGCGCTGCACTACGAGCTGGCCAGCCCGCACGGAATGATCTCGACCTGGGGCGGCCAGGCCCCGCCGGTGGACATGAGCATGGTCAAGCCGATGGACCAGGTCCTGCGCAGCGGCCTGTTCGGCCCCTGGGACAAGCCGGAGGTCATCGCGAACCTCGACGCACTGCCGCCGGGTGTCAACCCGAAGAAGGTCAAGCAGTGGGGCGTCGACTCCTGGCACTTCTACCCGAACTTCATGCTGCTGATCTGGGAACCGGGCTGGTTCCTGACCTACCACTACTGGCCGACCGCCGTCGACAAACACATCTTCGAGTGCACGCTGTACTTCGTGCCGCCGCGAAATGCCCGTGAACGCCTGGCGCAGGAGCTGGCGGCGGTGACGTTCAAGGAGTACGCGCTGCAGGACGCCAACACGCTGGAGGCGACCCAGACCATGATCGGCACCAAGGTGGTCAACGACTTCCCGTTGTGCGACCAGGAAATCCTGCTCCGCCATCTGCACAAGGTGACCGGCGACTACGTAGCCGACTTCGCGAAGGAGAGCCAGAACAATGGCAAAGTTACCGTCTGAATTCGCCGACCTGGAACCGTATCTCGGCTGGGACCTGGCCACCGAGCCCGAGCGTTACGCCAAGCGCCTGGCCTCCACGATGGGTCAGATGCAAGAGTTCTACGACGTTGCCTTCCCGCACCTGAACGACGTCATCGCCTACTGTGACAAGTACCCATTGGACGATCTTCCCGAGGACGCACGCACGCTCATGCACCTGATGCAGTCGCTGGTGATGGTGTCGTTTCCGATCGAGGCGTGGAAGCAGCCCCGGGTTCCCGACAGCGGCGCGGCGTGGGTGGAGTGCATCAGGGAACCGGTGATCTGACGGGTGTTGACGCTCAAGGCAGCTGGGCTACTCGACGTCGACGCCGGCGAGATCGTCACACCGGGCATCATCCGGATCGACGGCGACCGGATCGTGGGGATCGGTGGTGAGCCCGAGGGCGAACTGATCGATCTGGGCAACCACATCCTGATGCCCGGGTTGATGGACATGGAGGTCAACCTGCTGATGGGCGGGCGCGGCGAGAAGCCGGGCCTGTCCCAGGTGCAGGACGACCCGCCGACCCGGGTGCTGCGCGCCGTGGGCAATGCGCGGCGCACCCTGCGCGCCGGGTTCACCACGGTGCGCAACCTGGGCCTGTTCGTCAAAACCGGCGGCTACCTGCTCGACGTCGCGCTAGGTAAGGCCATCGACGCGGGCTGGATCGACGGACCCCGCGTTGTGCCTGCCGGACATGCGATTACGCCCACCGGTGGGCACCTGGATCCGACGATGTTCGCGGCGTTCGCCCCGCACGTACTGGACCTCACGATCGAGGAGGGCATCGCCAACGGGGTCGACGAGATCCGCCGCGCGGTGCGCTACCAGATCAAGCACGGCGCCCAGCTGATCAAGGTGTGCTGCTCCGGCGGCGTCATGTCACTGACCGGACCGCCTGGCGCCCAGCACTATTCGGATGACGAGCTGCGCGCCATCGTCGACGAGGCACACCGGCGCGGGCTGCGCGTGGCAGCACATACGCACGGCGCCGACGCGGTCAAGCACGCGGTGGCGGCCGGCATCGACTGCATCGAGCACGGCTTCCTGATCGACGACGAGGCCATCGCGCTGATGGTCGAGAACGACACCTTCCTGGTGAGCACCCGGCGGTTGGCCGAGGGCATGGACGTCTCGCATGCACCACCCGAACTGCAGGCCAAGGCCGCCGAGATGTTTCCGAAGTCGCGCACCTCGATCCTGGCCGCCTACCACGCCGGAGTGAAGATCGCCGTCGGCACCGACGCGCCGGCAATACCGCACGGCCGCAACGCCGATGAACTCGTCACCCTGGTGGAGTGGGGGTTGCCGCCGCTGGCGGTGTTGCGCGCGGCGACCGTGACGGCCGCGGACCTGATCAACTCCACCGAGCTGGGACGGCTGGCCGAGGGGATGCTGGCCGACATCATCGCGGTGCCCGGAAATCCGTTGGAAGACATCACCGTTACCCGCAACGTGAGCTTTGTCATGAAAGGCGGCAAGGTCTTTGTCAACTAACCAGCCAACCAGAACTGACGACCTGGTCGAGATCCAGCAACTGCTCGCGCGGTACGCCGTCACCATCACCCAGGGCGACATCGAGGGACTGGTCGGTGTGTTCACGCCGGACGGCACCTACAGCGCGTTCGGCGACACCTACACACTCGACCGGTTCCCGGAACTGGTCGCCGCCGCGCCCAAGGGCCTGTTCATGACTGGCACCTCGCTGGTGGAAAATCTCGACGGCGACACGGCGACCGGCACCCAACCGCTGTGCTTCATCGAACACTCCGCGCACGACATGCGCATCGGTTACTACCGCGACACCTATTTGCGCACCGCCGACGGGTGGCGACTGAAAACCCGTGCCATGACCTTCATCCGGCGCAGCGGCGTGCATGATTCCGGGCGTCCGCATGCCGTCGGGCGCCCCTCCCCGTGAATGTCGACGAGTTCCGGACTGGGTTGTGCGGGTGGCTCGACGAACATGACCTGACGCCGGGACCCGACCATTCGCTGCAGGGGCATATGCGGCAGTTCGCCCGGGTCAGCGAAGCGCTGTACGACGCCGGCTGGATGCGCTACGGGTGGCCCACCTCGGTGGGTGGACTCGGTGGACCCGCCCTGTTGCGCGCAATCGTCGGCGAGGAGGTGGTGGGCCGGCGGCTGGCCGAACCCGGTCCCTACTCGATGCTGGAGGTGCTGGCGCCCACCATGATCGATTACGCGCCGGCCGCATTGGCGGCCGAAATGGTGCCGCGGCTGCTCAGCGGCCGCGAGCAATGGTGCCAGGGCTTCTCCGAACCGGGATCCGGCAGCGATCTGGCGTCCTTGACGACCCGGGCGGTCCAGGACGGCGACAACTGGATTGTCAACGGGCAGAAGGTCTGGACCAGTTTTGCGCAGTTCTCCACCCGCTGCGTCCTGCTCACCCGTACCGCGCCGGGTCATGACGGCATCACCGCGTTCTTCGTCGACCTGGACACGCCGGGTATCACGGTCCGCCCGTTGCGCACCATGCACGGCGTCGACGAGTTCTGCGAGGTGTACTACGACGACGTGGTGATCCCGTCCAGCCGCATGCTCGGCAAGCCCGGGGATGGCTGGCAGCTGGCGATGGATCTGTTGCCGTATGAACGGTCGACCTGTTTCTGGCAGCGAATCGCCTACCTGTACTCGAGGTTCGACGCATTGATCGCCGAGGCGCCTGACCCGGACGAATCCGCCTTGGGCGCAGCCTATCTGGCGCTGCACACGCTGCGCTGCCGGTCCCGTGCCACCCAGCACCGGCTGGCCGACGGGGCACGACTCGGACCGGACACCTCGATCGACAAGGTGTTGCTGGCCGGTGCCGAACAACGGCTCTACGACACCGTCCGCGACCTGCTGCCCGGCACGCTCGAACTCGACGACTCAGCCTGGCGTCCGGAGTACCTCTACTCGCGCGCGGCGACCATCTACGGCGGCACCGCCGAGATACAGCGCAACATCATCGCCCGTCGGCTGCTCGACCTCGGGAGGGAGTGACATGGACCCCGAGCTGGCGCTGTTGGCCGAATCATTGCGGACGGCGATGACGGCCTCGCCGTCCGGCGCCAAGCTCGACGCCGCCCTGGCTGAGCTCGGCTGGCTTGACATGCTCGACGAAATACCCTCGACCGCAATCCCTCTGGTGTTCCGGCTGCTCGGCGAAACCGGTGCGCATGCATCCGTTTTGAACGACGTGGTGTTGCGCGCCGCCGGGCGGGACGGCGGAGGCACGGCGCCGCTGCCGTATGCCGGCGGTTCCTGGGTGGTCTGGGAGCGTACCGACACTGACGCTTCGGCGATGGACGAGGATCTCCCCTTGCACCGTGTCGCGGCCGGGGACGTTGTTCCGCTCAGCGCCGGACGGCAGGCGGTGGGCTGGTGGCTCGTCGGCGCCAGCCGGGCCATGCTGTCGCTGGCTCGCAGCCACGCGCTGGACCGGGTCCAATTCGGCCGCCCCATCGGATCTTTCCAGGCGGTGCGGCACCGGCTGGCCGAGACGCTGGTCGCCATCGAGGGCGCCGAGGCCACCCTGCAGGCCGCCACCGACCAGCCCGACGACCTTGCCTGTCTGTTGGCCAAGGCCGCGGCCGGCCAGGCCGCGCTCACCGCCGCCCGCCACTGCCAGCAGGTGCTCGGCGGCATCGGCTTCACCGCCGAACATCAATTGCATCACCACGTCAAACGGGCACTGGTGCTCGACGGATTGCTCGGCAGCTCGAGGGAACTCACCCGGGAAGCGGGAGCGCATCTTCGTGCCGTGGGCTCGGCGCCCCGGCTCGTCCACCTCTAGGCGCCGCTCACCAACTCTGGCGCCGAGCGTGAATCACCCGACGCGACACGCCTCTCAGACTCAAGTCATGGCGTCGTGAAATTCCCACTCGGGCAGGAGGATTGCGGAGCCTAGTTGCGCGGCATGCCGAGTACCCGCTCGGCGATGATGTTGCGCTGAATCTCCGAGGTCCCGCCGGCGATGGTGCCGGCAAAGCTGCGGGCATAGCGGTCGAACCAGCTGCCGTAGTGCGCGTCCAGGTTCAGCGGCGCGAATGGCGCGGTGATCGCCGGATGAATCAGACCCTCGCCGCCCTTGGCGTTCAGGGCATCTTCGGAGGCGCGCTGGACCGCCTCCGAGCCGAGCAGCTTCAGCACCGACTGCCCGGGCACATCCTCCTCACCGCGCGCGGCTTTGGCCAGCGTCACCGAACCAAGCAGCCGCATCGCCCAGGCATCCATCACCAGGGTCGCGTAGCGATCCCGCTCCAATGCTCCGGTGGGCGTGAAATCGGTTGTCTGCTGGTCCAATAGGTTGGCGTAGTCGAGCCACAGCATGGCCCGCTCGTGCCCGAGCGCGCCGGTCGCCACCCGCCACCCTCCGTCGAGCTCGCCGACCAGATTCTCGGCGGGCACCCGGGCATCGGTGAAAAACACCTCGTTGAATTCGACGTCGTCGTGGTCGCACACCGAGGCGAACGGTCGTCGCACCACCCCCGGGGTGTCCGTCGGAATCAGTAACACACTGATCCCCTTGTGTTTTGGGACGTCGGGGTTGGTGCGCACGAATGTCAGCAGCACGTCGGCGTCGTGTGCACCCGAGGTCCACACCTTCTGGCCGTTCACCACGAAGTCGTCGCCGTCACGCACCGCTTTCGTCTTCAAGGAGGCCAGATCCGAACCGG
This genomic stretch from Mycobacterium paragordonae harbors:
- a CDS encoding aromatic ring-hydroxylating oxygenase subunit alpha, which encodes MAHFPKPAAGSWTKNYPELGTAPVDYSDSIDPAFFEAERNAIFKRTWLNVGRVERLPRTGSYFTKELPSAGKGMSVIVVKTKDGSVKAFHNVCRHRGNKLVWNDFPNEETSGTCRQFTCKYHAWRYSLDGDLTFVQQEDEFFDLDKGDYGLVPVRCEVWEGFIFINFDQDAQPLVDYLGPMGKGIEGYPFQEMTETYSYRAEVGSNWKLFIDAFAEFYHAPVLHQGQYTKEEAAKIMKYGFEALHYELASPHGMISTWGGQAPPVDMSMVKPMDQVLRSGLFGPWDKPEVIANLDALPPGVNPKKVKQWGVDSWHFYPNFMLLIWEPGWFLTYHYWPTAVDKHIFECTLYFVPPRNARERLAQELAAVTFKEYALQDANTLEATQTMIGTKVVNDFPLCDQEILLRHLHKVTGDYVADFAKESQNNGKVTV
- a CDS encoding acyl-CoA dehydrogenase family protein; translation: MQLTFDADVEAFRAEFVAFLDEHLPDEAEGVLRPTSCSHVPEWAARWQRTLFDNGWLLPGNPPEFGGRNATLLQQYVHADEMARRRIYRSFNPQGVGIIAASLLSFGSPEQKQRWAVPILRAEMTASLGMSEPGAGSDLASLKTKAVRDGDDFVVNGQKVWTSGAHDADVLLTFVRTNPDVPKHKGISVLLIPTDTPGVVRRPFASVCDHDDVEFNEVFFTDARVPAENLVGELDGGWRVATGALGHERAMLWLDYANLLDQQTTDFTPTGALERDRYATLVMDAWAMRLLGSVTLAKAARGEEDVPGQSVLKLLGSEAVQRASEDALNAKGGEGLIHPAITAPFAPLNLDAHYGSWFDRYARSFAGTIAGGTSEIQRNIIAERVLGMPRN
- a CDS encoding amidohydrolase family protein, giving the protein MNKEDMILISVDDHTVEPPNMFKNHLPSKYLDDAPRLVHNPDGSDMWKFRDTVIPNVALNAVAGRPKEEYGIEPTGLDEIRPGCYNVDERIKDMNAGGILASICFPSFPGFAGRLFATDDTEFSIALVQAYNDWHIEEWCGAYPARFIPMAIPVIWDAEACAAEVRRVAKKGVHALTFTENPAAMGYPSFHNEYWNPLWKALCDTDTVMNVHIGSSGRLAITAPDAPMDVMITLQPMNIVQAAADLLWSRPIKEYPDLKVALSEGGTGWIPYFLERADRTFEMHSTWTHQNFGGKLPSEVFREHFLTCFISDKVGVALRNMIGIDNICWEADYPHSDSMWPGAPEELWDVLSLNDVPDDEIHKITHQNAMRWYSFDPFTHITPEQATVGALRKAAEGHDVSIRASSQHKDTRGGSSFAEFAANAKSLSGNTD
- a CDS encoding carboxymuconolactone decarboxylase family protein — its product is MRLPPLPADQWDEAVDGALAVMLPPERRNPRDASNVLSTLVNHPVLTKAFLKFNVHLLFSSTLPPRIRELAILRVAQRRECAYEWTHHVDLAKREGVTDAEIDAVRRGDGGFDEFERAVVAGVDELDEKSQLSDATWAALGTHMDDRQRMDYVFTVGSYIMLAMALNTFGVQLEHEER
- a CDS encoding nuclear transport factor 2 family protein — translated: MSTNQPTRTDDLVEIQQLLARYAVTITQGDIEGLVGVFTPDGTYSAFGDTYTLDRFPELVAAAPKGLFMTGTSLVENLDGDTATGTQPLCFIEHSAHDMRIGYYRDTYLRTADGWRLKTRAMTFIRRSGVHDSGRPHAVGRPSP
- a CDS encoding metal-dependent hydrolase family protein: MLTLKAAGLLDVDAGEIVTPGIIRIDGDRIVGIGGEPEGELIDLGNHILMPGLMDMEVNLLMGGRGEKPGLSQVQDDPPTRVLRAVGNARRTLRAGFTTVRNLGLFVKTGGYLLDVALGKAIDAGWIDGPRVVPAGHAITPTGGHLDPTMFAAFAPHVLDLTIEEGIANGVDEIRRAVRYQIKHGAQLIKVCCSGGVMSLTGPPGAQHYSDDELRAIVDEAHRRGLRVAAHTHGADAVKHAVAAGIDCIEHGFLIDDEAIALMVENDTFLVSTRRLAEGMDVSHAPPELQAKAAEMFPKSRTSILAAYHAGVKIAVGTDAPAIPHGRNADELVTLVEWGLPPLAVLRAATVTAADLINSTELGRLAEGMLADIIAVPGNPLEDITVTRNVSFVMKGGKVFVN
- a CDS encoding acyl-CoA dehydrogenase family protein translates to MDPELALLAESLRTAMTASPSGAKLDAALAELGWLDMLDEIPSTAIPLVFRLLGETGAHASVLNDVVLRAAGRDGGGTAPLPYAGGSWVVWERTDTDASAMDEDLPLHRVAAGDVVPLSAGRQAVGWWLVGASRAMLSLARSHALDRVQFGRPIGSFQAVRHRLAETLVAIEGAEATLQAATDQPDDLACLLAKAAAGQAALTAARHCQQVLGGIGFTAEHQLHHHVKRALVLDGLLGSSRELTREAGAHLRAVGSAPRLVHL
- a CDS encoding acyl-CoA dehydrogenase family protein; its protein translation is MNVDEFRTGLCGWLDEHDLTPGPDHSLQGHMRQFARVSEALYDAGWMRYGWPTSVGGLGGPALLRAIVGEEVVGRRLAEPGPYSMLEVLAPTMIDYAPAALAAEMVPRLLSGREQWCQGFSEPGSGSDLASLTTRAVQDGDNWIVNGQKVWTSFAQFSTRCVLLTRTAPGHDGITAFFVDLDTPGITVRPLRTMHGVDEFCEVYYDDVVIPSSRMLGKPGDGWQLAMDLLPYERSTCFWQRIAYLYSRFDALIAEAPDPDESALGAAYLALHTLRCRSRATQHRLADGARLGPDTSIDKVLLAGAEQRLYDTVRDLLPGTLELDDSAWRPEYLYSRAATIYGGTAEIQRNIIARRLLDLGRE